The Lysobacter oculi genomic sequence ATGCCTTCGATGAGGTCGTCCACGTAGCAGAAGCTGCGGGTCTGGGTGCCGTCCCCGTATATCGTGATGGGCTGACCACGAAGTGCCTGCACGATGAAGTTGCTGACAACCCGGCCGTCATTGGGATGCATGCGCGGGCCGTACGTGTTGAAGATCCGCATGACCTTGATCTCCAGCCGATGCTGCCGCCAGTAGTCGAAGAAAAGCGTCTCGGCGCAACGCTTGCCTTCGTCGTAGCAGCTGCGGATTCCGATCGGGTTGACCCTTCCCCAATAGGCCTCGGGCTGCGGGTGCACTTCGGGGTCGCCGTAGACCTCGCTCGTGCTTGCCTGCAGGATCCGCGCACGAACGCGTTTTGCCAGGCCGAGCATGTTGATCGCACCGTGCACGCTGGTCTTGGTTGTCTGCACAGGATCCGACTGGTAGTGGACCGGCGACGCCGGGCATGCCAGGTTGTAGATCCGATCGACTTCCACGTAGAGCGGGAACGTCACGTCGTGGCGCATCAGCTCGAAATTCGGGCGCCCAATCAGGTCACGCACGTTGTCTTTGTTGCCCGTGTAGAAGTTATCCACGCACAGCACGTCGTGCCCTGCAGCGACCAGTCTGTCGCACAAGTGCGAACCAAGGAATCCCGCCCCGCCCGTCACCAAAACCCTTCCCGCGTTCAGCATCGTCGCTCCATGTCCACTATTCGATGATTGTTTCACCCGTCACGTCCCTAACAGAGGGTCTCGGGCGGATAGCTGCGGTATAACCAGGACGGTCGCCGCTCGCCCGGCGCATCAGCAAGCCGACGCCAGCGGCTGAAAAGATACTGCCCCAAATCATGTTCGCGGTTCTGCGTGGCTGTCAGCAACGAGGCGATACCCGCCGCATCCAGTTGCGTCGCCTGGTTGTCGTGCACGTCGGAGGTGAAGTCCGTGTCGCATGCGAAACCGCCATGGCGCATCAGCATATGCAGCTCGTGGCGCGTGTACTCGCGATTGTGGCGTCCGTGCGGTCCGTGTCCGGAATAGGGGTCGTAGAGGTTGCGCCCCTCGAGCAGGGCCACGACATTGTCGAAGCGGGCCACGTTCGGAGTGGTCAGGATCAGCCATCCACCCGGCTTAAGAACACGCGCGATTTCAGATACGGCATGCAGCGGGTCACTAGTGAAGTGTTCGAGCACTTCGCAGAAGAGCACCAGGTCGTAGGTCGCGTCTGGAACCGGCAGCCGTCCGGATTCAAGATCGACGCTGTAGGAATCGAAGGCTTCCTCTCGCCGCACACCGCATTGATCGGTCCACGCCACCTGTTGGGTGATCAAAGGAGACTCCCCACCGAAATAGTTGGTGTACTCGAAGTGCAGCCGGGGTCTGGCCTCACGCATCAGCACCGAAATGAAGTACGGATTGGCGCCTATTTCCAGCGCCTTGCCCGCAGCATCGGCTGGCACCAGGCCCGCAGTGTAGAGGAAGCGATCCACATCCTGTGCGAGGTAGTTGGCGAGTTCGCGGCCTCCGATTCCGTCTATCGTGAGATCCGCCAGCCTCGTCGCCGTGGCCAGACGGTCAAGCCCACCCCGGTCTGCCAGGGGGCTTTTGAATGCAAGCGTTTGCGTGGAGGCATGCCGTTTCATCTTTATCGGGTCTTTCCTTCAATGGAGAAGAATCTCGAGCAGCCGGCCGGCGGATTCGGACCACGTCATGGTGCGCATTCCGGTGGGCATCTTCCAGCGCCCCGTCTCGATTCCCGCCTTCATCAGCGCGGACAATGCAGCCGCATCCCTTGGCGGAAAATATTCGGCATTCGCGCCGGCGACTTCCCGGAACACCGGAATGTCGCTCAGCAAGAGCGGCTTTCCACGACTACCGGCTTCGATGACCGGCAAGCCGAAGCCTTCGCTGAGCGAGGCCTGCAGAAAAACGTCCGCACGGTCCATCAACGCAGTCAGGTCCGCATCCGAAGCAGACTCGAACCAGTGCAAGCGCGTGCCGGCGAGCGGATGAGCGCGCAGTCGCTCACTCAGCGCATCGACGTTCCATCCATGCTTGCCCACCAGGCACAAAGCGGCATCCGCACCGGCGATCAGGTCTTCGAATGCGGAAACGATTGTCGCGTAGTCCTTGCGTGGCTCGATGGTGCCGACCGCGATGAAGAGCGGGAGATCACCGATTTTATCGATCGCACGCGATACCGCCTGCGACGGTGGCGACTGCACTTCGCCGTCGAGATCGCTGCCGAGGTGAACGACCCGGGTCCAGGGGCGTGGCCGAGGCATTGGGGACTGACTGTCGATGAACTCTTCCAGGTCCGACCGCGTGGCTTCCGAGATGCACACGAACCCGTCGGTCACGCCTGCTGCGTGCCGCAGCCAGCCGGAAAAGACCCGTGGCATGCCAGGGTCACAGCATTCAGGGTGCCGGATCGGGATCAGATCGTAGACCATCCACACCACTTCCCCCCCCAATGAACGCACCTCCTCTGCAACGGGGTCGAAGCGCTCCGGCTCGATCCACGACGAGTCGAGCATGAAGAGAAGGTCGTTGGGCCTTGCACGCACTCGTTCACCATCGTTGCCAAGAAAGGCCTGGATGCCGAGTCGTTCGGCGGCGAATCTGCTCGCATACACCACGCCGTCAGGCGTGTGCATAATCGGCTGCACCTCGACGCCTTCGGGAGCGAGCGCCGCAAGCCCCGAGCAGAATCGACGAACAACTCTCTGGATGCCGGTGCGCGCGTCCAACCTTGCCACCTCGCTCACGTCCACGAGTATGCGTCGCACACCGCGCGCAGCCATGGCTTCCAGTCCGGATTCGAGATCACGTGCAGCATCCGGCACTTCTGCGAGCAGGGCGCCCCAACGACGGATATCGTCCTGACGGACACCAAGCCCCGTGACTCCTGCACTGCGCCCCGACTGCGCCAGCTCCCTCAATGCCTGTTGCGCGATGCGTGCCGATCTGGACCAATCGTGATGCTGCAATTGAACCGGGCCTGCTTCACGCAACGCCGCTCGCAGGGCTTGATCCTCCAGCACGGACGCGAGGAGCACCGATGCGCCTGCAGCATCGCCTGGATCGAACAGTCCGCGCGGGTCAGGCACCACTTCCGCCAGCGCGCCGCCGGACGACGAAAGCACGGGCGCACCAAAGGCCATGGCTTCGAGCACGGGCAGGCCGAAACCCTCGTACAGGGACGGGAAAAAAAACACCTCGCATCGGGCATAGAGCGCGGCGAGCAATTCATCGTCGATCCGGCCGAGTATGTCGACCCGCGCTGCAATGCCTGCGAAGCGGCCGTGCAACGCATCAACCACGTCCTGCCCCGCCTGCGTCATCACCAATCGATGCGTTGCGCGCAGCCTTTCCGGAAGAGCCGCGAACGTCTCCAGCGCCATCACGCCGTTCTTGCGCCAGTCCCCGTTGCCGACAGTAAGAATGAAAGGTTCGACGATGCCATTGCCTGCAAGCATCGACTGCGCGCGTTCGATGCGGACTGCGGTCGATCTGGACCGCAAACCGGGATCCAGGCCCGCACCGACCAGGACGATCTTTTCCGGCGGAATGTTCAACATGTTCACGAGATCCGAGCGTGTAGCCTCGGATATCGCCAGAAACATGTCGTAGCGGACGAATTGCTCCAGCTTCCGCCTGTAGACGGCCGTCAGGGGATTGCCCTCGGGCAGATAGTGCTGCGGATATCGCAGCGGGATCAGGTCATAGGCGATGACCGCGGTACGAGGTCGCCGTTCGCTCCAGTCGAATCCAGTGGCATACGCCGAGCCCACCTCGAAATGACTGGTCTGCAGAACCACGTCCACGGAGAGCGCCTCGTAGAACCGGGCGCGCGCAGACTCTGCCGCTTGAACGTGCAGCCGATGCCCGTCGATGAAGGTCACCGCGGGATAACGGTACGCCACGGTGTCGGGCATCCGCCCGGTCCGCATGCGATGGCGGATGTCACGCACGCGTGACGGATCGGCAGTGTCCAGACCGACGAGCCAGACATCGTCGCCCGGGCATGCAAGCAGTGCATCCGTCAGGTTGACCGCATAACGGCCAATTCCACGATCACGCGAATCGGTCAGGCAGGATTGCAGGTCGATCGCGCATCGCATACGAGGGCAGGCTTCAGGCCGTTTGTCTGCGCATGTCGGCATCGACCATCATGGTGATCAGGTCTTCCAGGCTGGTCTTGGGAGTCCAGCCCAGCTGCTTCTGCGCCTTGGACGGGTTGCCAAGTAATACGTCGACTTCCGCCGGGCGATAGTATTTTTCATCGATGACCACGTGGTCATCCATCGAAAGCCCGACGTGCTCGAAGGCGATCCTGCACATGTCGCGCACCGTCGTCGTCTGGCCTGTCGCCACGACATAATCGTCGGCGGAATCCTGCTGCAGCATCAGCCACATCGCCTCAACGTAATCCCCGGCAAAGCCCCAGTCACGCTTGGCGTCGATATTGCCCAGATGCAACTCCTTCTGCTTCCCACGCTTGATGCGCGCAACTGCATCCGTCACCTTGCGGGTCACGAACTCGATGCCCCGCAGTGGCGACTCGTGGTTGAACAGGATGCCGCTCGAGGCGTGCATCCCGAAGCTCTCCCGGTAATTGACGGTCGCCCAGTGCGCCATCAGTTTCGCCACGCCATATGGGCTGCGTGGATAGAAGGGCGTGGTTTCGTCCTGGCGCTCGGCCTGAATCAGGCCGAACATTTCACTTGTGGACGCCTGGTAAAAGCGCGCCTGCCGGTTCACGATGCGAACCGCCTCGAGGACATTGAGCGCACCGACCCCGTCGACCTGAGCCGTCAGGATGGGCTGGCTCCATGATGAGCCAACGAAACTCTGTGCCCCGAGGTTGTAGACCTCACTTGCACCTGACTGCTCTATTGCACGGATCAACGAGGCCAAGTCGGTCAGATCACCGTCGATGAAGGTGATGTCTCTATCCACTTCCAGTTCGCGCAACCGCCACAGCGTATCGGTACTGCGGCGGGGATGCAGGCCCGCCACGCGGTAACCTTTGGACAGCAGCAGCTGCGCCAGATAGGCGCCGTCCTGACCGGTGATTCCGGTGATCAAAGCACTTTTATTCGACATTGAGGTTTTTTTCCTTGGCGTATTCGAGAATGTCTGCCAGCGTTTCCAGCATCGGACGACGCGGGAACCAGCCAGTATGGTCACGGATTTTATCGATGCAAGCCACCATCCGGCGCTGGTCTGCCGGACGGAACTTGCCCGGATCCCGCTCGATGCGCACGCCTACGCCGGCCAAACAGGCCATTTCCGCTATCAGATCGCGCACCCGTCTTTCCACGCCCGAACCGATGAGGTAGGTTTCCCCTGCCCGTCCGCGCGCAAGCAAGGCCAGATATGCCTCCACCACATCCCGCACATCGCAGAAATCCCGGGTCGTGTCCACATCGCCCATCAAGAGCGTGATGACGTCTTGGCCGCGAGGGGCCCGGGCCAGCTGCACAGCGACTGAGGGCAGGACGAAGCCTTCGCCTTGCCCGGGGCCTATGTGATTGAATGGCCTCGCAATCACCACATCCAAGCCATGTGCACGGCGCCATTGCAGACACAGTGCTTCGGCACAGACCTTGCTCAATGCGTACGGGTTGAGCGGGCGCGGCGGAGGAGCATCTTCGCGTACCGGCAGGTTGTCCTCGGCGACATGTCCATAGATGTCGCCTGAACTCACGAAAAGCAAACGACCTTTGAATTCCGCAGCCTGCAGTGCCTGCAGCAGGTTGAGGGTGCCGGTGAAATTGACGGACAACGTGCCTGCGGGGTCCTCAAACGATCTTGGCACGCTGCTTTGCGCCGCAAGATGCAGTATCGCGTCGGGTGTTGCGGTCCGCACCCGCGCGGCGACGGCATCGGGATCGCGCAGATCGGTCCCTGAGTCCATCGTCTCGATGCGAATCCCTGATCCGCGCTCGGCGGCATCTATGAAATGCCGACCAACGAATCCACTGGCACCCGTCACGAGGATCCGCTTGAAGTGGTGCTCAACGGCCACTGGATAATGCCTCCACGCCGCGAATCCGCCCGGATTCAAGTTCCATCAATCGCTCCTGCATCGTCTCCATCCGGCGTTGCAGTTCTTCCGTCGACGCCGAAGCCTGGGCCAGGTCGGCCATCGTGCCTGTCGCCACCACGGAGGTCCGCGCGAGTCGTGCTTCCATTTCGACCAGGTCCATCGCATGCGCGGCACCCATGAATTCCAGTTCGCGCTCCAGCCTGCCCAGTCTAAGGAAACCATGAATCCATGCGAAGACGGGCCCAACGAACGGAATGCGCTTGATCCTCGAGATCTCCCATGCCTGCCGCAACTTCTTCACCGGCACGCCTTTCGCCATGCCCTCCACGCTGAAACGCAGCGATGCAAGCAGTTCGATCCGTGTCGCACTTCCTTCCCGCAAGGCCGCCAGGTGCATGGCCAGTTCGGTTTCCGACGGCTGCCGTCTCAGCAGCGCGCGGTATCCGTTCACCACGAACGGAAGGTCGTGGAAGTGCATGAAATCGGCGACATGATAGACGCCGCGCTCAATGAGCTCGCGCTGGGTCCGCAAGGACGCCGTGGCCGCTTCCGGTTCCATGGGAAGGCCCATGCTCAACCGCAGACGTCGTGCCTCGGCCAGCACGCGCCGCATGACCTCTTCCACGCTTTCGATACCCGTTGTGCCGCTCGAATCAAGCATGCGCCTGCCTCCTGATCGATTCTATTGCCCTGACCAGACTTTCGCTGTTGCGCAGTGGATCCAGGAACTCGGCCACTGCCGAAGGCATTCTGCGCGGTCCGTCGACCGCCTTTTTCATCAGTCTGGCTGCATGGGCCAGATCCGGTTCCGCCCAGACCTCGCCATGGCTATGCGGATATTCGTCATTGCGC encodes the following:
- a CDS encoding UDP-glucuronic acid decarboxylase family protein: MLNAGRVLVTGGAGFLGSHLCDRLVAAGHDVLCVDNFYTGNKDNVRDLIGRPNFELMRHDVTFPLYVEVDRIYNLACPASPVHYQSDPVQTTKTSVHGAINMLGLAKRVRARILQASTSEVYGDPEVHPQPEAYWGRVNPIGIRSCYDEGKRCAETLFFDYWRQHRLEIKVMRIFNTYGPRMHPNDGRVVSNFIVQALRGQPITIYGDGTQTRSFCYVDDLIEGMTRLMDSRAEFTGPVNIGNPGEFTMLELAETVVSLVGGKSGIVHQPLPEDDPKQRKPDIGLAERKLGWAPTVSLQDGLKETIAYFRRRLEL
- a CDS encoding class I SAM-dependent methyltransferase is translated as MKRHASTQTLAFKSPLADRGGLDRLATATRLADLTIDGIGGRELANYLAQDVDRFLYTAGLVPADAAGKALEIGANPYFISVLMREARPRLHFEYTNYFGGESPLITQQVAWTDQCGVRREEAFDSYSVDLESGRLPVPDATYDLVLFCEVLEHFTSDPLHAVSEIARVLKPGGWLILTTPNVARFDNVVALLEGRNLYDPYSGHGPHGRHNREYTRHELHMLMRHGGFACDTDFTSDVHDNQATQLDAAGIASLLTATQNREHDLGQYLFSRWRRLADAPGERRPSWLYRSYPPETLC
- a CDS encoding glycosyltransferase family 4 protein, coding for MRCAIDLQSCLTDSRDRGIGRYAVNLTDALLACPGDDVWLVGLDTADPSRVRDIRHRMRTGRMPDTVAYRYPAVTFIDGHRLHVQAAESARARFYEALSVDVVLQTSHFEVGSAYATGFDWSERRPRTAVIAYDLIPLRYPQHYLPEGNPLTAVYRRKLEQFVRYDMFLAISEATRSDLVNMLNIPPEKIVLVGAGLDPGLRSRSTAVRIERAQSMLAGNGIVEPFILTVGNGDWRKNGVMALETFAALPERLRATHRLVMTQAGQDVVDALHGRFAGIAARVDILGRIDDELLAALYARCEVFFFPSLYEGFGLPVLEAMAFGAPVLSSSGGALAEVVPDPRGLFDPGDAAGASVLLASVLEDQALRAALREAGPVQLQHHDWSRSARIAQQALRELAQSGRSAGVTGLGVRQDDIRRWGALLAEVPDAARDLESGLEAMAARGVRRILVDVSEVARLDARTGIQRVVRRFCSGLAALAPEGVEVQPIMHTPDGVVYASRFAAERLGIQAFLGNDGERVRARPNDLLFMLDSSWIEPERFDPVAEEVRSLGGEVVWMVYDLIPIRHPECCDPGMPRVFSGWLRHAAGVTDGFVCISEATRSDLEEFIDSQSPMPRPRPWTRVVHLGSDLDGEVQSPPSQAVSRAIDKIGDLPLFIAVGTIEPRKDYATIVSAFEDLIAGADAALCLVGKHGWNVDALSERLRAHPLAGTRLHWFESASDADLTALMDRADVFLQASLSEGFGLPVIEAGSRGKPLLLSDIPVFREVAGANAEYFPPRDAAALSALMKAGIETGRWKMPTGMRTMTWSESAGRLLEILLH
- the gmd gene encoding GDP-mannose 4,6-dehydratase, which translates into the protein MSNKSALITGITGQDGAYLAQLLLSKGYRVAGLHPRRSTDTLWRLRELEVDRDITFIDGDLTDLASLIRAIEQSGASEVYNLGAQSFVGSSWSQPILTAQVDGVGALNVLEAVRIVNRQARFYQASTSEMFGLIQAERQDETTPFYPRSPYGVAKLMAHWATVNYRESFGMHASSGILFNHESPLRGIEFVTRKVTDAVARIKRGKQKELHLGNIDAKRDWGFAGDYVEAMWLMLQQDSADDYVVATGQTTTVRDMCRIAFEHVGLSMDDHVVIDEKYYRPAEVDVLLGNPSKAQKQLGWTPKTSLEDLITMMVDADMRRQTA
- a CDS encoding GDP-mannose 4,6-dehydratase, whose amino-acid sequence is MAVEHHFKRILVTGASGFVGRHFIDAAERGSGIRIETMDSGTDLRDPDAVAARVRTATPDAILHLAAQSSVPRSFEDPAGTLSVNFTGTLNLLQALQAAEFKGRLLFVSSGDIYGHVAEDNLPVREDAPPPRPLNPYALSKVCAEALCLQWRRAHGLDVVIARPFNHIGPGQGEGFVLPSVAVQLARAPRGQDVITLLMGDVDTTRDFCDVRDVVEAYLALLARGRAGETYLIGSGVERRVRDLIAEMACLAGVGVRIERDPGKFRPADQRRMVACIDKIRDHTGWFPRRPMLETLADILEYAKEKNLNVE